The nucleotide window TCAAACCTGGGTTATGCCTATGTCTATAAGGATAATGAAGGTCAAAAGTGGGAGCTTAGGTTGGACTTTAAACCAAGCGGCCAACACATCTTTATGGTAACCGGCTTAGCCCGGGAGAATTATGTCCAGGATATGGAGGCTATATTTAAAGGCATGATGGATTCCTTAAAATTTCCCATTGAGTAATAAATTATTTGTATTATAATTGTTAGGATTGTAATTTAAGCAGGCATGGCCCCTGGTTTAGGGGAGCCTGGCAGGGAAATAGAAAATAGCTGGGAGCTGATTGTTTTTGGGGTTTAAAAAGCTGAAAGTTCTAATATTGGTTATAGCAGCTCTGTTGGTTTTACCCACTTTTAGCTGTAATCTTAAAACCTATCAGAAATTTGAACAGACCCGCGAATTAATGGGTACACTGGTAAGCATAACTGTTTACTCTTACGACCAGCAGGCAGCTGAAGGAGCTATGGAGGCTGCTTTTGAACGGATGGTAGAAATAGAAAGCATTGCCAACACCTATGATCCCAACAGCCAAATTTCAATACTTAACCAAGACGGTCATATCAAAAACCCTTCTCCTGTTCTATCTGAACTGGTTACTGAATCTAAGAATTACTATCAGATTAGCCAGGGGGCTTTTGATATTACGGTGCAGCCTTTGCTGAATTTATGGGCATCTGGTTTGTGGCAGGAAACAGAACAGGTACAGCAACAGAAAATAAACCAGGCCATGGAAATGGTAGGTGCTAATTATATTATAGTGGAGCCGGACCGGATATATTTTGAAAAAGAGGGAATGGAAATTACTCTGGGAGGAATTGCCAAGGGTTATGCAGTAGATAAGGCAATGGAAGTGCTTAAATCAAAAGGCATCAGCTATGCTTTGGTAAATGCTGGCGGTGATATAATGACCAGCGGCAAAAAACCAGACGGCAGCTTCTGGACCATAGCCCTGGAAAATCCTGACAATAAGGAAGAGAGCATAGAGGTATTAAATGTGGCAGGGAAGGCAGTTACCACTTCCGGAAATTATGAAAGGTATTTTGACCCAGATAAGGAAGCCCACCACTTGATAGACCCCAGGAGTGGCTTTTCCGCCAACCAGTGCATAAGTGCCACTATTATTTCTACCAGCTGCATGGATGCTGATGCACTTTCTACTTCCATTTTTGTATTGGGTCCCCAGCAGGGCATTGATTTGGTTAATAGCCTAAATGGAGTTGAAGCCCTGATTATTGATAATGATAGAAATATATTCAGGTCTCAGGGCTTATCTAAATATGTTAATAATTAAAGATTGGATAAAACTATGAGCATAATAAAAAAAAGAAGCGCCTTTGGAGGGGTCAAGCTGCCTGAGAACAAGATGACTGAAGAAGAGTCGATAGAAGTATTACCGCTGCCGCAGCAGGTAGTGATACCCATACAGCAGAATATTGGAGCTCCCGGGGAGTTTTTGGTCAAGAGGGGGGATACTGTACTGGCAGGACAGAAAATTGCTGATACAGATAAGTTTGTATCAGCCCCTATCCATGCCCCCATATCGGGAAAGGTATCTAAGTCTACTCAGGTATTAAACCCGGCCAGCGGGGCAGTGGTAGATGCTTTAATTATTGAATCTGATGGCCAGGACCAGTGGGTAGAGATGCAAGTTTTACATAAGATTGATGATATTAAAGACTGGAAGCAGGCCTTATCCTCTATGGACAACATACCGGCAAAGGATGCTTTGGATAAAATAAGGGAAGCAGGAATAGTAGGTTTGGGCGGTGCTGCTTTTCCTACCCATGTCAAACTGGCTCCCCCGCCTGATAAAAAAATTGACACTTTTATATTAAACGGCTGTGAATGTGAACCCTTTATTACCAGTGACCACCGTGTAATGCTGGAATATGGCAAACATGTATTGGCAGGCATGTACCTTATTAGCAATATATTAAAACCTGAAAAAATATATATAGCGATTGAAGATAATAAGCCTGATGCCATCCGCCATATGCATAATCTGCTGGTGGAAATGGGGCTTGAGGATAAAGCGGATGTAGTTTCCCTTCCTTCCCGTTACCCTATGGGGGCTGAAAAAACATTGATAAAATCCCTATTGGGAAGGGAAGTGCCCATGGGGGGCTTGCCTATGGACGTGGGAGTGGTAGTAAATAATGTAGCTACCTGTAAAGCGGTAGCAGAAGCGGTGCTGGAAGGTAAGCCTCTAACAGATAAGGTAATAACCGTTACCGGAGCCTTCCAAAAACCAAAGAATTTGCTGGCCAGGATAGGTACCCCTATTTCTATGCTGGTAGATTACTGCCACCTGCAGGATAGGGATCAGTACCATATTATCATGGGGGGACCCATGATGGGGGTGGCTATCAATGATATAGAATACCCGGTTACCAAGGGCCTTAACTGTGTTTTAATCAAGCAGGGGGTGGCGGGGCAGGAACAGAATTGTATTAAATGCGCCAGGTGCGTAGCAGCATGCCCTATGGGGCTGATGCCACTGATGTACCCAAAATTGGTAAAAAAGGGAAGGTTTGAAGACTGCCAGGAATATTATATTTCCAATTGTATTGAATGCGGTTCCTGTGCTTTTGTATGCCCTGCAAACATACCTATTGTGGGCTATATTAAAACCGGTAAAAAGAAGATTTCAGATAAAAAATAAGGTTTGAACTAAAAAAAAGTTTAATTTATACTTATAAAATCTAGGGACAAGAAGATGAATATGGACAAAAACAAAATACTGATATCACATTCACCCCACCTGTGGAAAGGCTTCTCCACCACCAAACTCATGTATCTGGTGGTGGTTGCGCTGCTTTTGCCTACCGGGGCTGGAATTTACTTTTTCGGCTGGTCGGCAGTGTACTTGATTTTAGCCAGTGTAATTACCTGTTTTATTACTGAATTGGTAATTAAAAAGTTGCGCAAAAAACCATTTATAAATGATGGCAGCGCAGTGATTACCGGCCTGCTGTTTGCCCTGGTTCTCCCCCCCAGAATGCCTATCTGGATGGTAGTGGTGGGAGCCTTTTTCTCCATTGCAGTAGTAAAAGAGGCTTTTGGGGGATTGGGATATAATATATTTAATCCTGCTCTGGGAGGAAGGGCTTTTTTAGCGGTTTGCTTTCCCCAACAGATGACTACCTGGGTGGCGCCCAGCGGATTTAGCCCGGATGCAGTTACCACTGCAACCCCCCTGGCCCAGAATTTTGCCCATGAAGGAAGCAGGGCCAGCCTTTATGGGGATATGTTCTTCGGCAATACTGCCGGCTCTATGGGAGAAACTTCTGCCCTGCTTATAATTCTGGGAGGTATACTATTACTGGCCTTAAGGATAATTGACTGGAGGATTCCGGTCTTCTATATCGGTACCGTGGCCCTGTTTAGCTATGCCCTGGGAATAGATCCCTTATTTGCCATATTGGCGGGAGGTCTTATGATTGGGGCCTTTTTTATGGCTACCGATTATGTGACTTCTCCTACTACCTCCAACGGAAAAATAATATT belongs to Actinomycetota bacterium and includes:
- a CDS encoding FAD:protein FMN transferase → MGFKKLKVLILVIAALLVLPTFSCNLKTYQKFEQTRELMGTLVSITVYSYDQQAAEGAMEAAFERMVEIESIANTYDPNSQISILNQDGHIKNPSPVLSELVTESKNYYQISQGAFDITVQPLLNLWASGLWQETEQVQQQKINQAMEMVGANYIIVEPDRIYFEKEGMEITLGGIAKGYAVDKAMEVLKSKGISYALVNAGGDIMTSGKKPDGSFWTIALENPDNKEESIEVLNVAGKAVTTSGNYERYFDPDKEAHHLIDPRSGFSANQCISATIISTSCMDADALSTSIFVLGPQQGIDLVNSLNGVEALIIDNDRNIFRSQGLSKYVNN
- the rsxC gene encoding electron transport complex subunit RsxC, encoding MSIIKKRSAFGGVKLPENKMTEEESIEVLPLPQQVVIPIQQNIGAPGEFLVKRGDTVLAGQKIADTDKFVSAPIHAPISGKVSKSTQVLNPASGAVVDALIIESDGQDQWVEMQVLHKIDDIKDWKQALSSMDNIPAKDALDKIREAGIVGLGGAAFPTHVKLAPPPDKKIDTFILNGCECEPFITSDHRVMLEYGKHVLAGMYLISNILKPEKIYIAIEDNKPDAIRHMHNLLVEMGLEDKADVVSLPSRYPMGAEKTLIKSLLGREVPMGGLPMDVGVVVNNVATCKAVAEAVLEGKPLTDKVITVTGAFQKPKNLLARIGTPISMLVDYCHLQDRDQYHIIMGGPMMGVAINDIEYPVTKGLNCVLIKQGVAGQEQNCIKCARCVAACPMGLMPLMYPKLVKKGRFEDCQEYYISNCIECGSCAFVCPANIPIVGYIKTGKKKISDKK
- a CDS encoding RnfABCDGE type electron transport complex subunit D — its product is MDKNKILISHSPHLWKGFSTTKLMYLVVVALLLPTGAGIYFFGWSAVYLILASVITCFITELVIKKLRKKPFINDGSAVITGLLFALVLPPRMPIWMVVVGAFFSIAVVKEAFGGLGYNIFNPALGGRAFLAVCFPQQMTTWVAPSGFSPDAVTTATPLAQNFAHEGSRASLYGDMFFGNTAGSMGETSALLIILGGILLLALRIIDWRIPVFYIGTVALFSYALGIDPLFAILAGGLMIGAFFMATDYVTSPTTSNGKIIFGVGLGLLTVLIRRFGSLPEGVAFSILIMNAFTPLIDKYTKRKPFGFQKKEAA